The genome window GCTCTTGAAAACAAGTAGATTTAAATCCAGAACAGGTTATTTTGAGAAATAAGGTGTGGGACTTTAGTGACAACTGCATGCTCTGTATCAGTACGTAACATTTGATGACAATCAGACATGCTTTGAAGAATAAACTATTGATTTTTTCCCTATTAGCACCTTTGTTACTCCTGGTTTCTTCAGTAGCTTCTGggagtctgctgctgcttctcttagTTTTGCTGGTGGTCTGTCTGCTTtgcaagaggaggaagaaaaaacgGGCCAAGCAGTCTGGAACCATCTTAAGTCAATGTTGGTGCTGCACAGGACACAGAGTTGCCCCATGGCTAATACAGGCTTTCATGAAAGTTCTTTTTTGTATTCACATTTTGTTCTGATGCTTCTGTTTCAGGCAAAGACACGGACTATGTGAATGTTAGTCaaacagaaatccaaaagaAATGCATAGTTGAAGACGGCagagtggaagaagaggagagtgaagaCGATCGGGTTTATGAGGAAGTAGGTCCTGCTGGTAATTTAGCAACAGCCGAGGAGGACTGCTTCATcgaagaagaacagagagcaggggaaatgtatgtaaatgcagATTTTTATCAAAACCTTTAGGTTTCTACAATGATGACTGTGGCTAAAGAACAATGTCCAGTGAAACGTGTTGAGCAGATGCAGTACATGTTGAAGGATGTTATAGAAGTTTCAACCATTTAATGCATATATACAGAACAGTGTACAGTTACATCACATGATGTCATtagtttgatcattttaaaccatttatGACATGTCTGAAGTCGATTGGTTTTGTCTCAATTGTAACATTGGTGTAGTCACAATGTAATACTTTTTATGCTGGGTTCCTTGGATTAAAACCTATCAGTATAGACCATAACCGATTCAGCATCCGTTATTAACATAGCTCTATGGTTTCTTACTACATGCTAGTACAGAAGTAGTACCAGAAGAAACTTCCCTAtatcatttcaacatttctttgaaataaaaaaagctgcagaCTCTCTGTACTTAATTTTGCTCTTGGGCCAATCTTCAGACTTCCGTGTCTTCTAGTTAACAGCAATATGTCCAGTcccttttacacagaaatgctgcttttgtctATTTATACTGAACTTTAAAACACCACCGTAAAAGCGCTCCAGATCTTGGTAGCAGTGCCCTTGACCAGCTGGTCTTTACTCAAGTGAAATGTCCTTCAAACAGAGCATCATCAGACGGACACTATAGCAGCCCAAGCCATTTCTGAATGTAGTTGTTAGCTTTAGCTTTCTATTTTGACACTGTTGATGCTGGTATTTTGCACATCTTCTGTGGCAACATCACACATTGATATAGTGTGAAAATCGCAAACTGAActaaaagcacaaattttaaaaattattttgtgcTCATGGATTACTTAATTTGTGTTCTCAGTTTattgctttttatgttttacatcaGCCACTTCCAAGCTTAGTCTCTTCCTCAGCTCAAACAAAGCCAGGAAACCACTGTACAGTCGTTCATAGGTGAACAGCTTCTTAAGTGTACAGAATAACATCTGAAGGTCTTATACTCTTTGTGTTGAATCCATCTGAATTacaaattataaaataacaaaagcaaCTGGGACTTCACTATAATGATTGGGATTCTACAGTAATTATCCTGTCAAGGCAACAGGATAGATCAGGATGTGAAGGTAAATGACAGTTAATTTATCTCCATGTATAATGTCATCTGAACTAGTTCAAATTTATTTGTACCAGTTCTGAATCTAAGTTTTCTGTTTTGGGATTGTATGGACCTGACTGATCAAAACAATCTGAAAAGTCTGGACATGGTTTTTATCTATGGTGGGCAGTCAGATATTGGATTCAGCTATAATTTTAAAAGTTTGGAACTATGATATTTTGCTATGGGAGACTTATTCTTTTGTCCgagtgcatatatatatatatgcatagatagatagatagatagatggatagatagatagatagatagaaaagACATTACAAAGTGCATGCTGTGTGTTCTTGTACAcacaaatgaaaccaaacaacacagtgaccacttttcaccctttaaatagacagagCAACTGATTACAAAtgtgaagacacctgtgaagCTAGTTACAGCACACAACTCAAAAGCCAAGTCTGATTTTCATGCGTTAactttttaataacatttatttatttatcattgttttttcagtgaagtttgtgaatttttctttctttaattaaaaggaACTAACAATTTTGTCCATGACGCCTGCAATCTAGCAGAACACTATTTCCAAATGGAAGAGCAAATCTGTCTACCTCTAATTAATAAACCCTGATTATAAAACAAGGGAGAATGGGAATGCTATTTGCAAGAAAGGTCAGAAggtcattcattaaaaaaattcagatctcTACAATGTAATAGTCTAGCTAGCCTCAAGAGGGAGCAACAATCCTGAAGTATGAGGATTAAACCACAGCATCACTTTCTGGTCAGTTTACACCTTCTGAATAGGTTCTTATAGTAGTTGACACTTTTAGGCAAAGGTGCTTGATAAACCTTTCAacattcataaatacatttaaaaaattatgaACTGAAGATTTATCCAATATTTAGGGAGAGAGGAATGTGAATGGTTAAACTTGGGtaagatatttatttatattttggcaAACTCATAAGgaatatctatctatatctaatGTGGTTCACAGAGGAAAGAACTGCAATAactaagtaaataaaactatgAATAACTGGGATGTTCAGAGTGAAAACAAGGTTAATGTAATTACCTGGAAATGTGTGTAGtattataacattatttcaACTATTTACTTACACATAtccaaaatgagaaaataatcacATATACTAATAGATACCCAATAATTAGCAACCAAGTGAGAGTTAGAAATGTACCTTAACCAGGTCAAACAGGTGTGAAAGAGAAGATTTTGACCAATTTCATTTGAACAAAGCCAAATTCTTCACATATAGATAATTTATGAGGATCAGACTGACAGGGTTTTAGAGAATGCACCGTTTTTGTCAAAGAaaccagcaaagaaaaaaactgatatgcatgtgtttttgagTTTATATCAAAAGATTATATATATCTATActgacacatttatttcaggATAAGTAtaattttgtttcttctgtttgtcgtataaaattaaaatactgcagaacaATCAGAACATTTTGATAAATATTCTCATTTTCTCCATAATTCATTCACATAGTCATGTTCATCATCGCTgccatcatcttcttctttattATCTCTATAGTTCTTTAAGTTGAAGCGGATCTTCTCAGCTATCATGTAATTATTAGCAGGAACCACATCATCGTAATCGTTACTATCATCACTGTCTGGCTTCTCATAGTCAtcactctcctcttctttcactCTGTCCACTTCATCTTtgactttcttctttgtttttgctaGACTGACATTCACGTAGTCCCTGTCTTCATCTGAAACAAGTATTAGAACAAGATGTGAATACAAAAAGTAACTTTGATGAAAGTGTGTACTTAACATGGAGAAACTTTGTGTTCTTGTGAGCACGGACATTGATTTAAATTGTGGCCTTGAAGCTGCTTGGATCGTCGTCTTCTCATCCTTCTACAGACCAGACAGACCACCAACAAGACTagtagaagcagcagcagactccCAACAGCCACTGAAGAAACCAGGATTAACAAAGGCACTaggaggaaaataaatgaacagtttaTCCTTCAAAACACGTCAGCTTGTTACTTAAATGTCAAATTTAGATAAAAGGAGCTAAACTGGTTAGATATTCCCATTCAACACAAGGAGGAAGATTGAGTCACAATATCTGGAATATATCTGCTTTAAAGAATGTCAAAATTTAAAACTGGAGAAAATTTGCTTAGCTGTTAAAATAGGTTGCTAATGACAGAGATTTGAAATCTGTACAAACTGATGTGAGGTTTAAGCAATGGATGAAAAATGGCAGTATTACAGCCTAATTTCCTCTACCACACGAGTTTCCAACATCCTAATGATACTTACTGTTTGGATAGAGATGATCTTTAGAGATATTTACATCTTAGGCATCACTTtgaaagaaacattaaaacaaatgatcagTCTAAAAGGAACCTTGTACAGTAAGTAGTTCTACCGATTCATATAAAAGCAATCTCCAGAGAAAATGCGTTTCAAACATATATTCCTGCATAAAAACCTCCAACAATCACAAAAAAACTGtcataaaaaacacagctgtctgtatttttactgttaagcaaaagtaaaagttgAGATGTAGTTTTAAGATCAGTAGGATCAGCGGTAGCCAATCACTCCACACAACAGGTTTCCAATAAAGGGCTGTGTTGGTCCAGTAAAGGACGTCttgtgtctcctctgtgtgtgtgtctcactgacTGTGCCAGAAGTCTTGCTGAGAGTGAATGTTCCACCTAAAGTCTCAGATGATTTTGAATGAGTGACTGACTCCACGTTACCTCACTGGCAGGATTCATGGAGATGTTGGGCTTTGGACAAGATTTGATACTTGTGCTATTTAGTTTCCCCTTTTGCTCCCCCTATAGTTGCTAAGTGTAATTCAATTGTCCTCAACTGTCAGGCCTGTGGTACATATGAATTTACTTATaacaggggtctcaaactcaaattacctgggggccgcgggaagcatagtctgggtgaggctgggccgcatcaggttttccacaagaaaagctttgttttaaaaaaaatcctatcttctcatatctctttatttttattttttaatacaaaataaataaaaacataaaaaaataataaggaaataaatcggtaatataaaaaatataataataataataataataatgaaaataataataattacattccTCTAGTCAGCGACTAAATgtggtttatatatatatatatatatatatatatatatattatatgctATATTtggattcaaatgtctgtattaacagttctttaaccttcttctgaacatgtctatgtgactgcagactacattaggctgcactgagttccttacttttcttttaacctgcCGTGaacgcatcactttgacttataatgtcccgctgggcagcaacttaaaaaaacgtTTTGTTTTAAGTGTTGTGAACGAATGTCCGTGTTTAACAGAAAGCCAGgctgaaaactctccatggcaacgctgctatcactcattgagaaatgtttctctgattggattaagCCCTGCCGATTTCCCGCCCCCGAAAGCCATATATCCCACTGTGATTGGTTGGTTTGTTCAGCTCcgcaccaacactgtaatacatGTCAAACTCGAGGGCCGACATTAAACTATCATATTAAGGCAGGGGCCACAAATGAGACCCCTGACTTATAAGGTTAATGTGTAACTGAAGTCGTGTACTCAAGTCTGTTACATTAACGTGCCACTTCTCTGAATGACGCTATGAATGTTCACCTATACGACTCGGTAGTTGCACTTTTTGTACAGTTAAAGTTTCGCAgtttttgggtttttctttttaaataataattatgcaAGGGCGTTTgtaaccctaactgatgcagtgagtagcttctcatttcttaaacaaccatgtctgaagacacatcctgtggtcgtggaaaagatgttcatctgtttcagaagggtcaaattatattagtataattattttatatattgtttgttCAAGAC of Anabas testudineus chromosome 8, fAnaTes1.2, whole genome shotgun sequence contains these proteins:
- the LOC113153703 gene encoding scavenger receptor cysteine-rich type 1 protein M130-like isoform X1, producing MWSRQEQKLHFLTVATFLITSPSFAAGVQTRLSGSGSTQCSGRVEIFYNNTWGTVCDDGWDLNDAEVVCRELGCGAVLNATQSALFGEGTGQIWLDDVDCSGSESSLSECQHRGFGNNKCSHSKDAGVICSVPLLILVSSVAVGSLLLLLLVLLVVCLVCRRMRRRRSKQLQGHNLNQYEDRDYVNVSLAKTKKKVKDEVDRVKEEESDDYEKPDSDDSNDYDDVVPANNYMIAEKIRFNLKNYRDNKEEDDGSDDEHDYVNELWRK
- the LOC113153703 gene encoding scavenger receptor cysteine-rich type 1 protein M130-like isoform X2 is translated as MWSRQEQKLHFLTVGVQTRLSGSGSTQCSGRVEIFYNNTWGTVCDDGWDLNDAEVVCRELGCGAVLNATQSALFGEGTGQIWLDDVDCSGSESSLSECQHRGFGNNKCSHSKDAGVICSVPLLILVSSVAVGSLLLLLLVLLVVCLVCRRMRRRRSKQLQGHNLNQYEDRDYVNVSLAKTKKKVKDEVDRVKEEESDDYEKPDSDDSNDYDDVVPANNYMIAEKIRFNLKNYRDNKEEDDGSDDEHDYVNELWRK